One Vigna unguiculata cultivar IT97K-499-35 chromosome 11, ASM411807v1, whole genome shotgun sequence DNA window includes the following coding sequences:
- the LOC114170608 gene encoding transcription factor LHW-like, with protein MGFLLKEVLKTLCSRNRWSYAVFWKIGCNNSKLLIWEDHYYEPLPSPFPPRHVGMSNFPYRDGEGCWFSSESQLGIQEEDRVGGLINKMMLNNSVSIAGEGMVGRATFTGNYQWILMNNFSRDAYPPQVYTELHYQFSAGMQTVAVIPVLPHGVVQFGSLLPIMEDIGFVNDVKNLILQLGCVPGALLSEDYSAKVSSERLGVPVTIDPPVVTSKCTPSAANGSNQLTDSTIASRSIAPSPHPPRQEIDNYQASVLTPQTYDQNQIFDSICQPKSHSMIKTIAYGQQKKTVVHAEAKVIPTNFDSCMQQPSAYNSRSAFNELAGFNQSNLSCNLNYMEQQTSGVGRQSHVNPNMNPSSASNMPQLKTGAGKILEQNQSSGGSSLFGGIPMCGGSNLLRTNMINCSVSNSPKVPPTSEFSGSHKLEFGLQNNNSTTDAGLCSVPTFCNQSVTSHVNLENSAQKNLPIDLKHAFVSTEQRIPDDLLHTALNIPSLHLEENEPMRDHIPGFVQDCLNKDVTGMVKMNVKHEDTYTQLPSGDDLFDVLGVDLKRQLLNGNWDNLLATDSEANRENLDKKATCMNLQGVRPDNSYSVKEAISDSGIFSGTGTDHLLDAVVSKAQSAPKQSSDEISCRTTLTRVSTASVSSPACNQVLSDHVLKGLFDFPKNGAKRAAGETSSLRSGCSKDEAGNCSQMTSIYGSKLSSWVENGSSVKRESSVSTGYSKRPEEVCKSNRKRLKPGENPRPRPKDRQMIQDRVKELREIVPNGAKCSIDALLEKTIKHMLFLQSVTKHADKLKQTGESKIVSKEGGLLLKDNFEGGATWAYEVGSQSMVCPIIVEDLNPPRQMLVEMLCEERGFFLEIADLIRGLGLTILKGVMEARNDKIWARFAVEANRDVTRMEIFMSLVRLLDQTVKGGAASSNATDNNMMMYHSFPQATQIAATGRPSSLQ; from the exons ATGGGGTTTTTGCTCAAAGAGGTTTTGAAGACTCTGTGCTCAAGGAATCGCTGGTCTTATGCCGTGTTTTGGAAGATCGGTTGCAACAATTCCAA GCTGTTAATCTGGGAAGATCATTACTATGAACCCTTGCCATCTCCTTTCCCTCCACGCCATGTTGGGATGTCTAATTTTCCATACCGTGACGGGGAAGGGTGCTGGTTTTCTTCTGAGTCTCAACTGGGGATTCAGGAGGAGGACAGAGTCGGTGGATTGATTAACAAAATGATGCTGAATAATTCAGTCAGTATTGCTGGAGAAGg GATGGTTGGACGGGCAACATTTACAGGAAACTATCAGTGGATTCTTATGAACAATTTCAGTAGAGATGCATATCCACCACAG GTGTATACTGAGTTGCATTACCAATTTTCTGCTGGAATGCag ACAGTAGCAGTTATTCCTGTGCTTCCTCATGGGgttgttcaatttggttctttatTGCCA ATAATGGAAGATATTGGATTTGTGAATGATGTGAAGAACTTGATCTTGCAATTGGGATGTGTACCTGGTGCCCTTCTTTCTGAAGACTATTCAGCAAAAGTTTCTAGTGAAAGACTTGGTGTACCTGTCACTATTGATCCACCTGTCGTTACGTCTAAATGCACTCCCTCTGCAGCTAATGGCTCCAACCAACTAACTGATTCTACTATTGCTTCAAGGTCTATTGCTCCATCACCTCATCCGCCAAGGCAAGAAATAGATAATTACCAGGCTTCTGTATTGACACCTCAAACCTATGACCAAAACCAAATATTTGATAGCATTTGCCAACCAAAATCTCATTCAATGATCAAAACAATTGCCTATGGCCAGCAGAAGAAGACAGTGGTCCATGCTGAAGCTAAAGTGATACCTACAAATTTTGATTCATGTATGCAACAACCTTCTGCTTATAATTCCAGATCTGCATTCAATGAATTAGCTGGCTTCAATCAATCAAATCTGAGTTGCAACCTTAACTATATGGAACAACAAACATCAGGTGTTGGAAGACAGAGTCACGTTAATCCCAACATGAATCCATCAAGTGCCTCAAATATGCCTCAACTGAAAACAGGTGCAGGCAAAATTCTTGAACAGAATCAGAGTTCTGGTGGCAGTTCACTATTTGGAGGAATCCCAATGTGTGGTGGGAGTAATCTTTTGAGGACAAATATGATTAACTGCTCTGTTTCGAATTCTCCCAAAGTACCACCCACTTCTGAATTTTCTGGAAGTCACAAGCTTGAGTTTGGGCTTCAAAATAACAATTCAACAACTGATGCTGGACTCTGTTCTGTGCCTACTTTCTGTAATCAATCAGTTACCAGTCACGTGAATCTTGAAAACTCTGCTCAGAAGAACCTTCCCATTGATTTAAAGCATGCTTTCGTTTCAACTGAACAAAGGATACCCGATGATTTGCTTCATACCGCCCTTAATATTCCGTCTCTTCATCTTGAGGAGAATGAGCCTATGAGAGATCATATTCCTGGTTTTGTTCAAGATTGCCTCAATAAAGATGTTACTGGTATGGTGAAAATGAATGTTAAGCATGAAGACACCTATACTCAACTTCCATCGGGGGATGATCTCTTCGATGTTTTAGGTGTGGATTTGAAAAGGCAACTACTCAATGGAAACTGGGATAATTTACTTGCCACTGATTCAGAGGCCAACAGAGAAAATCTAGATAAAAAGGCAACATGCATGAATTTGCAAGGTGTACGTCCTGATAACAGCTATTCAGTTAAAGAAGCAATATCAGACAGTGGCATCTTCTCTGGAACCGGCACCGACCACCTCTTAGATGCTGTTGTTTCAAAAGCTCAATCTGCTCCAAAACAAAGTTCTGATGAAATTTCTTGCAGGACAACATTGACAAGGGTTAGTACTGCCTCTGTTTCCTCTCCTGCCTGCAACCAGGTTCTATCTGATCATGTCTTAAAGGGATTGTTTGATTTTCCCAAGAACGGGGCTAAAAGAGCTGCTGGGGAAACCAGTTCTCTTAGGTCTGGCTGCAGCAAGGATGAGGCTGGAAACTGCTCTCAAATGACTTCCATATATGGTTCTAAGCTTAGTTCATGGGTTGAGAATGGTAGTAGTGTGAAACGTGAAAGCAGCGTTTCAACTGGATACTCTAAGAGACCGGAAGAAGTTTGCAAATCAAATAGGAAAAGGCTTAAACCTGGAGAGAATCCCAGACCTCGGCCTAAAGATCGCCAAATGATTCAAGATCGTGTTAAAGAGTTAAGGGAAATTGTGCCAAATGGAGCAAAA TGTAGCATAGATGCACTTCTGGAAAAGACCATCAAGCATATGCTTTTCCTGCAAAGTGTAACAAAGCATGCTGACAAGTTGAAACAGACAGGGGAATCTAAG ATTGTTAGTAAAGAAGGTGGGTTGCTATTAAAAGATAACTTCGAGGGAGGGGCTACATGGGCATATGAGGTTGGCTCGCAATCTATGGTTTGTCCAATCATTGTCGAGGATCTTAATCCACCTCGTCAGATGCTAGTAGAG ATGCTTTGTGAGGAAAGGGGTTTCTTTCTGGAAATAGCTGACTTAATCAGAGGATTAGGATTAACCATCTTGAAGGGGGTTATGGAAGCTCGTAATGACAAGATCTGGGCACGCTTTGCAGTTGAG GCCAACAGGGATGTGACGAGGATGGAAATATTCATGTCACTGGTTCGTCTTTTGGATCAAACAGTGAAGGGTGGTGCAGCTTCATCGAACGCAACTGATAACAACATGATGATGTATCATTCTTTTCCACAAGCTACCCAGATAGCAGCAACTGGTAGGCCTAGTAGTTTGCAATGA